Proteins encoded in a region of the Pseudomonas sp. GOM7 genome:
- a CDS encoding NADPH-dependent FMN reductase yields MLNIALVAGSSRNNSQSGKVARFLRQRLIEMGHTTQESSSIIDLGLAPLPLWPAEDAGPWELYRQQLAAADALVIVAPEWNGMACPAIKNFFLYASKAELAHKPGLLVGVSSGIGGAYPISELRASSYKNCRLCYLPEHLIVRQVEKVLNAPQAQDEADQRIHERADYALDVLVRYAHALQPVRAAIGFDNQAFANGM; encoded by the coding sequence ATGCTCAATATCGCCTTGGTCGCCGGCTCCAGCCGTAACAACAGCCAGTCGGGGAAGGTCGCACGTTTTCTGCGTCAGCGTCTGATCGAAATGGGTCATACCACCCAGGAATCAAGCAGCATCATCGACCTGGGTCTGGCGCCGCTGCCACTCTGGCCCGCCGAAGACGCCGGCCCCTGGGAGCTCTATCGCCAGCAACTGGCGGCAGCCGATGCCCTGGTGATCGTTGCGCCGGAGTGGAACGGCATGGCTTGTCCGGCAATCAAGAACTTCTTCCTCTACGCCAGCAAGGCGGAGCTGGCGCACAAGCCGGGACTGCTGGTGGGCGTTTCCTCGGGTATCGGTGGCGCCTACCCGATCAGCGAACTGCGCGCCTCCAGCTACAAGAACTGCCGCCTCTGCTATCTGCCCGAACACCTGATCGTGCGCCAGGTGGAGAAGGTGCTGAATGCACCACAGGCGCAGGACGAAGCCGATCAGCGCATCCACGAGCGCGCCGATTATGCCCTCGATGTACTGGTGCGCTACGCCCATGCTCTGCAGCCGGTACGCGCTGCCATAGGCTTCGACAATCAGGCGTTCGCCAACGGCATGTAA